Proteins from a genomic interval of Desulfofustis limnaeus:
- a CDS encoding succinate--CoA ligase subunit alpha, whose translation MSIIMDENTTVVIQGITGREGSLRTKYMKDYGTKVVAGVTPGKGGTEVHGIPVYDTVREAIRNHGPIDASCTFIPGPVLKGAVYEAIDAGIKFVSAPVERIPIHDVIDMVSYARKNGVELLGPGSLGLISPGKAVIGWLGGSVDWAGTLFQPGPIGVISRSGGQSGTVPWALKVAGLGISTAMHIGTEPVLGLTMADVLKKFEKDEQTKAVAIFGEIGGTMEEEAAEVVANKQFTKPLVVFIAGAWAPEGMRFSHASSIVEKGRGTAQGKMKALTEAGAYVVDSPEDIAPKIKELTGL comes from the coding sequence ATGTCTATTATAATGGATGAAAACACCACGGTAGTTATTCAAGGTATCACGGGGCGCGAGGGCTCCCTGCGGACCAAGTACATGAAGGATTACGGCACCAAGGTGGTGGCCGGCGTAACTCCCGGCAAGGGCGGCACCGAGGTGCACGGCATCCCGGTCTACGACACCGTCAGGGAGGCCATCCGCAACCATGGCCCGATCGATGCCTCCTGTACCTTCATTCCCGGTCCGGTCCTGAAGGGAGCGGTCTACGAGGCCATCGACGCCGGCATCAAGTTTGTCAGCGCACCGGTGGAGCGGATTCCGATCCACGATGTCATCGACATGGTCAGCTATGCCCGGAAAAACGGCGTCGAGCTGCTCGGACCCGGCAGCCTCGGCCTGATCAGTCCCGGCAAGGCAGTCATCGGTTGGCTCGGCGGTTCGGTCGACTGGGCCGGCACTTTGTTCCAGCCCGGACCCATCGGGGTCATCTCCCGCAGCGGCGGCCAGTCCGGCACTGTACCCTGGGCCCTGAAGGTCGCCGGGCTCGGCATCAGCACCGCCATGCATATCGGCACCGAACCGGTACTCGGCCTGACCATGGCTGATGTGCTGAAGAAGTTTGAGAAGGACGAACAGACCAAGGCCGTCGCCATCTTCGGCGAAATCGGCGGCACCATGGAAGAAGAGGCCGCCGAGGTGGTCGCCAACAAGCAGTTCACCAAGCCGCTTGTCGTCTTTATCGCCGGCGCCTGGGCGCCGGAAGGCATGCGTTTCTCGCACGCCAGCAGCATCGTGGAAAAAGGGCGCGGAACCGCCCAGGGCAAGATGAAGGCGCTGACCGAGGCCGGCGCCTACGTGGTCGACAGCCCTGAGGATATCGCACCGAAGATCAAAGAACTTACCGGATTATAA
- a CDS encoding ATP-grasp domain-containing protein: protein MAKFLEYQGKDYFKKAGIPTPVGKVAKTPEEAAEAAREIGKPVVVKAQVLAGGRGKAGGVKLASTPEEVQKVAGEILGMTIKGLLVKQVLVEEQLDIAQEFYAGLIINSAQDVRGPVLMFSPEGGMDIESVPQDRIATLNVDVIKGLMIHDTLDMVVSMGIKGAALKPLADIILKLYNAFRKNDCRTLEINPLVLTKEGKVLAADCRMEADDQALFRHPEFGIKIGREFLKEPTDFELMGWSFEANDFRGTSYLAEMASPEELRKGGYVGYHGIGGGAAMLGMDALNKVGLKVADYADTSGNPTASKVYRAVKLIMSQPGIEGYFLSGFMMANQEQWHHAHGIVKALREELPKRPGFPVVLLLCGNKEKESQQILKEGLAGFERVEIYDREHVYDAKFIGGRVKALVEEYRKEKAAA, encoded by the coding sequence ATGGCAAAGTTTCTCGAATATCAGGGCAAAGATTATTTTAAAAAGGCGGGTATCCCGACCCCTGTAGGGAAAGTCGCCAAGACCCCGGAAGAGGCTGCCGAGGCAGCGCGGGAGATCGGCAAACCGGTGGTGGTCAAAGCGCAGGTCCTGGCCGGCGGTCGGGGCAAGGCCGGCGGCGTCAAACTGGCATCGACCCCGGAGGAGGTACAGAAGGTCGCCGGTGAGATTCTCGGCATGACCATCAAAGGCCTTTTGGTCAAACAGGTCTTGGTTGAAGAGCAGCTCGACATCGCTCAGGAGTTCTATGCCGGATTGATCATCAACTCCGCGCAGGACGTGCGCGGCCCGGTGCTGATGTTCAGCCCGGAAGGGGGTATGGATATCGAGTCGGTCCCGCAAGACCGCATCGCCACCCTCAACGTCGACGTCATCAAGGGCTTGATGATCCATGACACCCTCGACATGGTGGTGTCCATGGGTATCAAAGGCGCTGCCTTGAAGCCGTTGGCCGATATCATCCTCAAACTATACAACGCCTTTCGCAAGAACGATTGCCGCACCCTGGAGATCAACCCGTTGGTGCTCACCAAGGAAGGCAAGGTGCTGGCTGCCGACTGCCGCATGGAAGCCGATGATCAGGCGCTGTTCCGCCACCCCGAATTCGGCATCAAGATCGGCCGCGAATTCCTCAAGGAGCCGACCGATTTCGAGCTGATGGGCTGGTCGTTCGAGGCCAACGATTTCCGCGGTACCAGCTACCTGGCCGAGATGGCCTCGCCGGAAGAGCTGAGAAAAGGCGGTTATGTCGGTTACCACGGTATCGGCGGCGGCGCCGCCATGCTCGGCATGGATGCGCTGAACAAGGTCGGCCTGAAGGTTGCCGACTATGCCGATACCAGCGGCAACCCGACCGCTTCCAAGGTCTATCGAGCGGTCAAGCTGATCATGTCGCAGCCGGGGATCGAGGGGTACTTCCTGTCCGGTTTCATGATGGCCAACCAGGAACAGTGGCACCACGCCCACGGCATCGTCAAGGCCCTGCGTGAGGAGCTGCCGAAGCGACCCGGTTTTCCGGTGGTGTTGCTGCTCTGCGGCAACAAGGAGAAAGAGTCGCAGCAGATCCTCAAGGAGGGATTGGCCGGTTTCGAACGGGTGGAGATCTACGATCGCGAACACGTTTACGATGCCAAGTTCATCGGTGGTCGGGTCAAGGCTCTGGTAGAAGAATATCGCAAAGAAAAGGCGGCAGCCTGA
- the dctP gene encoding TRAP transporter substrate-binding protein DctP, with protein MQEQGQKKDEKVTTAPDTGRRKFLKTAAAAGAAVAASSAVGPFIRTSSAATTWKMQTVWDAGTSGFTLFENWCNSMAEKTGGELVLKAFPAKSIAADNNALFEAVQSGVLQGMQPFTIYWAGKIVASVFLSSYPMGPDQPGQWDIMFDALGMKELAREIYAKHGLFYVSHVHHDANIIHSKKPVTKLEDFQGLKIRAPGGLIAEAFQAIGASTVSLPGSDIFPALEKGTIDAADYVGPAVNWDLGFAQVAKYILFGPPGVMSLYQPVDLMDITVNLGAWKRLSPKLQETFEQEVRNYSYEHFIGIQKANVEALKKFKEAGCEVSRLPQEDAMKWRKVVVPLWFSWAKKDPDAARVFKLQLDYMMNDMMGYVTPEDVQGQTL; from the coding sequence ATGCAGGAACAAGGACAGAAGAAAGACGAAAAAGTAACCACCGCCCCTGACACCGGTCGTCGGAAGTTCCTCAAGACCGCTGCCGCCGCCGGTGCCGCCGTCGCCGCCAGCAGCGCTGTCGGCCCGTTCATCAGGACCTCCAGCGCCGCCACCACGTGGAAAATGCAGACCGTATGGGACGCCGGTACAAGCGGCTTCACCCTCTTTGAGAATTGGTGCAACAGCATGGCCGAAAAAACCGGCGGCGAACTGGTGCTCAAGGCCTTCCCGGCCAAATCCATTGCCGCTGACAACAACGCCCTGTTCGAGGCGGTGCAGAGCGGCGTGCTCCAAGGCATGCAACCCTTCACCATTTACTGGGCCGGCAAAATCGTCGCCTCGGTCTTCCTCTCCTCCTACCCGATGGGTCCGGATCAGCCCGGCCAGTGGGACATCATGTTCGACGCCCTGGGCATGAAGGAACTGGCCCGAGAGATTTATGCCAAGCATGGCCTGTTCTACGTCAGTCATGTCCACCATGACGCCAACATCATCCACTCCAAAAAACCGGTTACCAAGCTGGAAGACTTCCAGGGTCTGAAAATCAGAGCACCGGGCGGACTGATCGCCGAGGCCTTCCAGGCCATTGGCGCCAGCACCGTTTCCCTGCCCGGCTCCGACATCTTCCCGGCACTGGAGAAAGGGACCATTGACGCTGCCGACTACGTGGGACCGGCCGTCAACTGGGACCTCGGATTTGCTCAAGTGGCAAAATACATCCTTTTCGGACCTCCAGGCGTCATGTCACTGTACCAGCCGGTCGACCTGATGGATATCACCGTCAACCTGGGTGCCTGGAAACGCCTCTCGCCCAAACTGCAGGAAACCTTCGAGCAGGAAGTACGCAATTACTCCTACGAGCACTTCATCGGTATTCAGAAGGCCAACGTCGAGGCGCTGAAAAAGTTCAAGGAAGCAGGCTGCGAAGTCAGCCGCTTGCCGCAGGAAGACGCCATGAAGTGGCGGAAGGTGGTTGTACCGTTGTGGTTCAGCTGGGCCAAGAAAGACCCCGACGCAGCCAGGGTCTTCAAGCTGCAGCTCGACTACATGATGAACGACATGATGGGCTACGTGACGCCGGAAGACGTCCAGGGTCAAACGCTGTAA
- a CDS encoding TRAP transporter small permease subunit: MDQQQIYDFGFVLPHWFYWSWLALSPIVFIIWSYALEKKKNIKPPMRPADEPNNIITRTIDWICEHTGQMVGFWTVNAVCFYAFEVISRYIFNKPTIWVHEASYLLFGMQYLIAGAYAYLYGSHVAVDIVFNKLPPRGRHGMDIFTSVFSFIFFIALLGTSYNFFINSFGMRERTVETWQIQYYPVKFIMIVGAVLIILATISKLYKDIKQFNRLGREA; encoded by the coding sequence ATGGATCAACAGCAAATTTACGATTTCGGCTTTGTCTTGCCGCACTGGTTTTACTGGTCCTGGTTGGCGCTGTCGCCGATCGTGTTCATAATCTGGAGCTATGCTCTGGAAAAAAAGAAAAACATCAAACCGCCGATGCGTCCCGCCGATGAGCCGAACAACATCATAACCCGCACCATTGACTGGATCTGCGAGCATACCGGCCAGATGGTCGGATTCTGGACGGTCAATGCCGTTTGTTTCTACGCTTTCGAGGTCATCTCGCGCTACATTTTCAACAAACCGACCATCTGGGTACACGAGGCATCCTATCTCCTGTTCGGCATGCAATACCTGATTGCCGGAGCGTACGCCTACCTCTATGGGTCTCACGTCGCCGTCGACATCGTCTTCAACAAACTGCCCCCTCGCGGTCGCCACGGCATGGATATCTTCACCTCGGTCTTTTCCTTTATCTTCTTCATCGCGTTGCTGGGGACCTCCTACAACTTCTTCATAAATTCGTTCGGCATGCGCGAACGTACCGTGGAGACCTGGCAGATACAGTACTACCCGGTCAAGTTTATCATGATCGTCGGTGCCGTGCTTATCATCCTGGCTACGATCTCCAAGCTGTATAAGGATATCAAACAATTCAACCGGCTCGGCCGAGAAGCGTAA
- a CDS encoding TRAP transporter large permease, with protein sequence MSTTTKTASTGRSSSLFWNFLVYGLTLALAGAVLVEVINVFFYDPYGDEYFLFRTAGMFSGVDISTLTWWMFGSLAVLLMAGLPLAFVTGGLGIVFVYTIGDQAMLNLLPSRIFPMMTNSDLSAIPLFIFMAAMLEKAGIIEEMFAVAYKWMGGLRGGLAAATIAASTILAAMVGVIGAAVVTMGILALPAMLSRNYDEKIAIGSVMAGGTLGILIPPSILAILYAVVAQQSVGELYMGAILPGLLLSGMYIAYVLIRSYMNKDLCPAMPKEELIGWIEKIKLLKGLIAPIFLVFLVLGLLFGGIATPVEAAGLGSFGAIIVAIIQRKFSLIVLKEASMTTLRAATMVLWIMFGASLFVGFYILQGGQAFITETMLGLGLGPYGILFLMMFLLIVLGMFLDWVGILLLAVPIFVPIIKSLTFPGLFGLPGPAPEDVALWFGILYIVNMQMSFLSPPFGYALFYIKGVCPPHIKMSTIFKASFVFLAMQAIGLLLCVVFPALTTYFPNLIYG encoded by the coding sequence ATGAGTACCACTACCAAAACCGCATCGACCGGCCGATCATCCAGTCTTTTCTGGAACTTCCTTGTCTATGGCCTGACGCTGGCCCTGGCCGGCGCCGTGCTCGTCGAGGTGATCAATGTTTTCTTCTACGATCCCTACGGAGATGAGTATTTTCTCTTCCGCACCGCCGGCATGTTCTCCGGCGTCGACATCTCGACCCTGACCTGGTGGATGTTCGGCTCACTGGCCGTATTGCTGATGGCCGGTCTGCCGCTGGCCTTCGTCACCGGCGGGCTCGGCATTGTATTCGTCTACACCATCGGCGACCAGGCCATGCTGAATCTCCTGCCCAGCCGGATCTTCCCGATGATGACCAACTCCGACCTGTCAGCCATCCCGCTGTTCATCTTCATGGCGGCCATGCTCGAGAAGGCCGGCATCATCGAGGAGATGTTCGCCGTGGCCTACAAGTGGATGGGCGGTCTGCGCGGCGGTCTGGCGGCCGCCACCATTGCCGCCTCGACAATCCTGGCCGCCATGGTCGGCGTCATTGGCGCCGCCGTCGTCACCATGGGTATTCTCGCACTCCCGGCGATGTTGTCGCGTAACTACGACGAGAAGATCGCCATCGGCTCGGTCATGGCCGGCGGTACGCTCGGCATCCTCATCCCGCCGTCGATCCTGGCCATCCTCTATGCCGTCGTCGCCCAGCAGTCGGTCGGCGAGTTGTACATGGGCGCCATCCTGCCGGGTCTGCTCCTGTCCGGCATGTACATCGCCTACGTCCTGATCCGCTCCTACATGAACAAGGATCTCTGCCCGGCCATGCCGAAAGAGGAACTGATCGGCTGGATCGAAAAGATCAAGTTGCTGAAGGGATTGATCGCCCCGATCTTCCTGGTCTTCCTCGTTCTCGGCCTGCTCTTCGGCGGTATCGCCACGCCGGTCGAGGCCGCCGGTCTCGGTTCCTTTGGCGCCATCATCGTCGCCATCATTCAACGCAAATTTTCTCTGATAGTCCTCAAAGAAGCCTCGATGACGACCCTGCGCGCCGCCACCATGGTCCTCTGGATCATGTTCGGCGCCTCCTTGTTCGTCGGCTTCTACATCCTGCAGGGTGGCCAGGCCTTCATCACCGAGACCATGCTCGGCCTCGGTCTCGGGCCCTACGGCATCCTCTTCTTGATGATGTTTCTGCTGATCGTCCTCGGCATGTTCCTGGACTGGGTCGGCATCCTGCTGCTGGCTGTGCCGATTTTCGTGCCGATCATCAAGAGTCTGACCTTCCCCGGGCTGTTCGGTCTGCCCGGCCCGGCTCCGGAAGATGTGGCCCTGTGGTTCGGTATCCTCTATATCGTCAACATGCAGATGTCGTTTCTCAGCCCGCCGTTCGGCTACGCCCTGTTCTACATCAAGGGTGTCTGCCCACCGCATATCAAGATGTCAACCATCTTCAAGGCCTCTTTCGTCTTTCTGGCCATGCAGGCCATCGGGCTGTTGCTTTGTGTCGTTTTCCCCGCACTCACCACCTACTTCCCCAACCTGATCTACGGGTAG
- a CDS encoding methionyl-tRNA formyltransferase, whose product MRIVFIGQAPFGAEALNALGRHGEQIAGVITVPDSPQQRQANPVRLAAEEQGLPLLQTGRLKSPEAISWVENLAPDLLVLAFVTSFVPPEMITAARLGGINYHPSLLPKYRGGSAINWAVINGEQETGVTIHFIDEGVDTGPILLQRTVTIAPDDTVKSLYFGKLYPLGITMIGEAVRLLRSGEATATPQNESLASFQPVIRPADTIISWERSTAAIYNLIRGADPSPGATTCLNGTLLLLFDAAPATGQGLPGTVLTADDSSFTVATGDGALAIRTVRPAGAKKMAAGDYLAAGSLSIGARFTTPIIDPAGKPTC is encoded by the coding sequence ATGCGCATCGTCTTCATCGGCCAGGCACCGTTTGGCGCCGAGGCGCTCAATGCCCTGGGTCGGCATGGGGAACAGATTGCCGGCGTCATTACCGTCCCCGACAGCCCGCAGCAAAGACAGGCCAACCCGGTCCGACTGGCCGCCGAAGAACAGGGGCTGCCCCTGTTGCAGACGGGACGATTGAAAAGTCCGGAAGCGATCTCCTGGGTCGAGAATCTGGCCCCGGATCTGCTCGTGCTGGCCTTCGTCACCTCGTTCGTACCACCGGAGATGATCACGGCTGCCCGGCTCGGCGGCATCAATTATCACCCCTCCCTGCTGCCCAAATACCGGGGCGGCTCGGCGATCAACTGGGCGGTCATCAACGGCGAGCAGGAGACCGGCGTTACCATCCATTTTATCGATGAAGGGGTCGACACCGGACCGATCCTGCTGCAGCGCACGGTCACCATCGCCCCGGACGACACGGTAAAGAGCCTCTATTTCGGCAAACTCTACCCGCTCGGCATCACCATGATCGGCGAGGCGGTGCGGCTGCTGCGCAGCGGTGAAGCGACAGCCACCCCGCAGAACGAATCGCTGGCCTCTTTTCAGCCGGTGATCCGCCCCGCTGACACCATCATCTCCTGGGAGCGATCGACGGCAGCGATATACAACCTGATCCGCGGCGCCGACCCATCGCCCGGGGCCACCACCTGCCTCAACGGGACGTTGCTGCTGCTCTTCGACGCAGCCCCGGCCACCGGTCAGGGGCTGCCGGGAACGGTACTGACCGCCGATGACTCCTCCTTTACCGTCGCCACCGGTGACGGCGCCCTGGCCATCCGCACGGTCCGGCCGGCCGGTGCGAAAAAAATGGCCGCCGGTGACTATCTGGCCGCCGGCAGCCTCAGTATCGGGGCCCGCTTCACCACACCGATCATCGATCCGGCAGGGAAACCGACATGCTGA
- a CDS encoding sulfite exporter TauE/SafE family protein: MLTTILLYCVLGSFVGVLAGLLGVGGGLVIVPILVFAFGYQQIPFDIIMHLALGTSLASIVFTSISSFMAHHRRGAVDWTTVQRIVLGVMAGTFFGSYIASYLPTAILKGIFVVFLYFVAYQFLTNRKPKPSRNLPGRIGMFFAGTVIGIVSSLVGIGGGALSVPFMIWCNVAVHRAIGTSAAIGLPIAIAGTVGFVINGWHHPQLPDYSIGFIYLPALFGIAAVSVLTAPLGVKLAHTLPVDKLKKIFALLLIVVGTRMLVSII; the protein is encoded by the coding sequence ATGCTGACCACGATCCTGCTCTATTGCGTCCTCGGCTCCTTTGTCGGGGTTCTGGCCGGCCTGCTCGGCGTCGGCGGCGGTCTGGTGATCGTGCCGATCCTGGTCTTTGCCTTCGGCTACCAGCAGATCCCGTTCGACATCATCATGCATCTCGCCCTGGGGACCTCATTGGCCAGCATCGTCTTCACCTCGATCTCCAGTTTCATGGCGCACCATCGGCGCGGCGCGGTGGATTGGACCACCGTGCAGCGGATCGTCCTCGGGGTCATGGCCGGCACCTTTTTCGGGTCCTACATCGCTTCCTATTTGCCCACCGCCATCCTCAAGGGGATCTTTGTCGTCTTTCTCTACTTCGTCGCCTACCAGTTCCTCACCAACCGGAAACCGAAACCGTCGCGCAACCTGCCCGGTCGCATCGGCATGTTCTTCGCCGGCACGGTGATCGGCATCGTCTCCAGCCTGGTCGGGATCGGCGGCGGCGCCCTGTCGGTGCCTTTCATGATCTGGTGCAATGTGGCCGTGCATCGAGCCATCGGCACCTCCGCGGCAATCGGCCTGCCGATCGCCATCGCCGGCACCGTCGGCTTCGTCATCAACGGCTGGCACCATCCACAGCTGCCCGACTACTCCATCGGCTTCATTTACCTGCCGGCCCTGTTCGGCATCGCCGCGGTCAGCGTCCTCACCGCTCCGCTCGGCGTCAAACTGGCTCACACCCTGCCGGTGGACAAGCTGAAAAAAATCTTCGCCCTGCTGTTGATCGTGGTCGGTACCCGGATGCTGGTCAGCATCATCTGA
- a CDS encoding anaerobic glycerol-3-phosphate dehydrogenase subunit C yields MEERQHVYTELKQRIEGEVLDNELSRSLYSSGASLFRIKPQAIVQPKSKQDVIETVTFAGRHKIPLTPRGGGTSRAGNELGGGILIDFSKNLNRLLELNVEERWVRVEPGIVLADLNRLLKKHKLYFPIDPSTVDSATLGGMIANNSSGPHGVKYGTTRAHVKSLELILANGEIMRTGPQQHATGATGGGLAAAINRTIPEIIERYGQYLEEERPFTSKNSCGYHVWDLSDGTSFDLTPLLVGSEGTLAIVSEATLKLSPIPQKALSGFVYLDDLGKVGEATQQILAEGPSMIEIMEKHILDLAREKRPELAEYFPENTEASLFIEFQEDSDEALQEKFAGVKKRLMEDKQLAVRILQARNAEDMKTFTKVRGISGPILNRMKGPKRPIAFIEDAAVHVSRLPEYIAGLRRLFDQFQVKAAIYGHAGDGNLHTMAILDTRQPEDVRTMLALSDAVCDLVLSLKGTVSGEHADGRLRSYYVKRQYPHLYEAMKEIKAAFDPAGLMNPGVIISGEENALGHDLKFGPDFALVSTGTSFDKLVYQEQIENCSGCAKCRSYCPIASSSLQEWTKGRGKITLLRELTSGNLDPAILDEPEFKEVMDSCINCKRCLTECPSGVDVPWLAMAARTEYVRHRGEGLTNRVLTDTSLLCKQGSLLAPVANFATSLAPVRWGLEKVLGMEAKRQLPPFQHETLRKMMKKHAQLQSSKEVVFFLGCFGNYNDPENEGMAVIEVLERNGFRVLLPELKCCGIARISAGGQDHILDDIHANIKALLPYAERGLPIIFSEPSCALAVKDEYPRIVETDEARRVAATCVDIHKFLMDLHRRGELNTEFGRLTMKVGYHAPCHLRTLGVVKEPVQLMELIPGVEVETYSDKCCGMGGTYGLKSKNYELSMKIGQRLFDEINTSRVDQVVTGCGACGMQIYQGTSRHSLPPIKLLAMAYAAVPERVAASAG; encoded by the coding sequence ATGGAGGAAAGGCAACACGTGTATACCGAATTGAAACAACGCATCGAAGGCGAGGTGCTGGACAACGAACTGAGCCGGTCGCTTTACAGTAGCGGCGCCTCATTGTTCCGCATCAAGCCGCAGGCGATCGTCCAACCGAAAAGCAAGCAGGATGTCATCGAGACGGTTACATTCGCCGGCCGCCACAAGATCCCGCTGACGCCGCGGGGCGGCGGCACGAGCCGGGCCGGCAACGAGCTGGGCGGCGGCATCCTGATCGATTTCAGCAAGAACCTCAACCGGCTGCTCGAACTCAACGTGGAAGAGCGGTGGGTCCGAGTAGAGCCAGGCATCGTCCTGGCCGATTTGAACCGGCTGCTGAAAAAGCACAAACTCTATTTCCCGATCGACCCGTCCACGGTCGACTCGGCCACGCTTGGCGGCATGATCGCCAACAACTCGAGCGGTCCGCACGGGGTCAAGTACGGCACCACCCGGGCTCATGTCAAGTCGCTCGAGTTGATCCTGGCCAACGGCGAGATCATGCGCACCGGGCCGCAACAGCACGCTACCGGCGCTACCGGCGGCGGTCTCGCTGCCGCCATCAACCGCACGATCCCGGAGATCATCGAACGGTACGGCCAGTATCTGGAAGAGGAGCGACCGTTCACCAGCAAGAATTCGTGCGGGTATCATGTCTGGGATCTCTCCGATGGCACCTCGTTTGATCTGACGCCGCTGTTGGTCGGCTCAGAGGGGACACTGGCGATTGTCTCCGAGGCGACCCTGAAACTGTCGCCGATCCCGCAAAAGGCCCTGAGCGGCTTCGTCTATTTGGACGATCTCGGCAAGGTCGGTGAGGCGACCCAGCAGATCCTGGCGGAAGGACCGTCGATGATCGAGATCATGGAGAAACATATTCTCGATCTGGCCCGGGAAAAACGGCCGGAGCTGGCCGAATACTTCCCTGAGAACACCGAGGCGTCGCTGTTCATCGAGTTCCAAGAGGATAGCGATGAGGCGCTGCAGGAAAAATTCGCCGGCGTCAAAAAACGGCTGATGGAGGACAAACAACTGGCGGTACGCATCCTGCAGGCCCGCAACGCCGAGGATATGAAGACCTTCACCAAGGTCCGCGGCATCTCCGGGCCGATCCTCAACCGGATGAAAGGGCCGAAACGGCCGATCGCCTTTATCGAGGACGCCGCCGTACACGTCTCGCGGTTGCCCGAATATATCGCCGGTCTGCGCCGGCTGTTCGATCAGTTCCAGGTGAAGGCCGCCATCTACGGCCATGCCGGTGACGGCAATCTGCATACCATGGCCATCCTGGATACGCGCCAGCCAGAAGATGTGCGGACCATGCTGGCACTCTCCGATGCGGTCTGCGACCTGGTGCTCAGCCTCAAGGGGACAGTCAGCGGTGAACATGCCGACGGCCGGCTGCGCAGTTACTATGTCAAGCGCCAGTATCCGCACCTCTACGAGGCGATGAAGGAGATCAAGGCCGCCTTCGATCCGGCCGGGTTGATGAATCCGGGGGTCATCATCTCCGGCGAGGAGAACGCGCTTGGCCACGACCTGAAATTCGGTCCTGATTTCGCCCTGGTCAGCACCGGCACCTCGTTCGACAAGCTGGTCTATCAAGAGCAGATCGAGAATTGTTCCGGTTGCGCCAAATGCCGATCCTATTGTCCCATTGCCTCATCGAGTCTGCAGGAATGGACCAAGGGGCGGGGCAAGATCACATTGCTGCGGGAACTGACTTCCGGTAATCTCGACCCGGCCATTCTCGATGAGCCGGAGTTCAAGGAAGTCATGGATTCCTGCATCAATTGCAAGCGGTGCCTCACCGAATGCCCATCCGGGGTTGACGTGCCGTGGCTGGCCATGGCCGCCCGCACCGAGTATGTGCGTCACCGCGGCGAGGGGTTGACCAACCGGGTCTTGACCGACACCAGCCTGCTCTGTAAGCAGGGAAGCCTGCTGGCCCCGGTGGCCAACTTCGCCACCTCGCTGGCGCCGGTGCGCTGGGGTCTGGAAAAGGTGCTCGGCATGGAGGCCAAGCGGCAGCTGCCGCCCTTCCAGCACGAGACCCTGCGCAAGATGATGAAAAAGCACGCCCAGCTGCAGAGCAGCAAGGAGGTGGTGTTCTTCCTCGGTTGTTTCGGCAATTACAACGACCCGGAGAACGAGGGGATGGCGGTTATCGAGGTGCTCGAGCGGAACGGTTTCCGGGTGCTGCTGCCGGAGCTGAAGTGTTGCGGCATCGCCCGTATCAGTGCCGGCGGGCAGGATCACATCCTCGACGACATCCATGCCAACATCAAAGCGTTGCTGCCCTATGCCGAACGCGGTCTGCCGATCATCTTCAGCGAGCCGAGCTGTGCGCTGGCGGTCAAGGACGAGTATCCGCGCATTGTCGAGACCGACGAGGCCCGGCGGGTGGCAGCCACTTGCGTGGACATCCACAAATTCCTCATGGATCTCCACCGTCGGGGGGAACTGAATACCGAGTTCGGTCGGCTCACCATGAAGGTCGGCTACCATGCCCCCTGCCATCTGCGCACCCTCGGGGTGGTCAAGGAGCCGGTGCAGCTCATGGAGTTGATTCCCGGTGTGGAGGTGGAGACCTATTCCGACAAATGTTGCGGCATGGGCGGTACGTATGGCTTGAAGAGCAAGAATTACGAGCTGTCCATGAAGATCGGCCAGCGCCTCTTCGACGAGATCAACACCTCCCGTGTCGACCAGGTGGTGACCGGGTGCGGGGCCTGCGGGATGCAGATCTACCAGGGCACCAGCCGTCACTCCCTGCCGCCGATCAAGCTGCTGGCCATGGCCTATGCGGCGGTGCCGGAGCGGGTTGCGGCCTCGGCGGGATAA